The Marivirga tractuosa DSM 4126 genome contains the following window.
CAGTGGTATAAAGAAAATATTAAATATGATGAGGGAGGTTGGTCGTTGGAAATGGTTGATGTCCGAAATCCGTGCTTGGGCATTTCGAATTGGAGAGCATCTATAGCCGATGCACAGGGGACGCCAGGAATGGAAAATTCGGTGACAGAAGAAAATATAGACCAATCTGGTCCTGAGCTGGAAAAAGCTTTTGCTCCTAATCCAAAAACAGTATTTGCCTATTTTAATGAGGTAATTGACATAACCCAAATTCGAAGAAATCAATTTCGTATCAGCCCTTCCATTCAAATTGAAAGCGCAGAAATGCTTGATTTGAGTTCAATAAAACTAACCCTTGCAGAAGAATTAAAAGTAAAAGTTCGCTACAGTTTAAATACTAATAATCTAACGGATTGTGTCGGAAATATTATTAATTCTAATGCTAATCAAGTGAATTTTGCTTTAGCAGAACTACCTCAACAGGGAGATCTGGTATTGAATGAGGTGCTCTATGATCAAAAATCTGGTGGCGCAGATTTTATAGAATTGCTTAATATTTCTGATAAATATATTAATCTCAGCGGTTGGACAGTAGAAGGTAATAGCGATGAAAATGTGATTCTGGAAAATGAAAATATAATCATTGCACCGGGACAATACTTGGCCTTAACACCTGATAAAACAAGTATCATTAAAGATTATCCTACATCTCATAATGAGGGAAATATAGTAGAAGCCAACTTGCCTACATTGACTAATGGAGAAGGAATAGTGAGAATAACTTCAGCCAATAAAGAATTGGAGGAATATTTAGAATATTCAGATGACTTGCATTTGCCTTTTTTACGCACAGTGGATGGAGTTTCATTAGAAAGAATTCATCCCGAAGCGCCAATCAATGAAGCGGATTCATGGAACTCCGCTGCATCAGCGGTAGGTTATGCCACACCGGGTAAGGAAAATTCCCAACTGACGGATGAAAATACGAGTTTTGGAAATATTGAAGCCAATCCAAAAACCTTTGCGCATAATCAGCCCGGCAGAAATTTCACTTTAATCAATTACAGATTAGATGATGCTGGAACAAAAGCAACAGTAAAAATATTTGATATGAAAGGTACCATGGTTAATACCCTAGCTAATAATGAAACCCTCAGCAATACTGGTTTTTTCCGCTGGGATGGAGTAGATTTTGATGGCAGAAAAGTAAGAACTGGTTATTATATTATTTATTTTGAGCTTTTCACAGCGGAGGGAAATAAGAGGGTGGTGAAGGAACGAGTAGCTGTGGGGTTTTAGACCCAGCCCCTTAACCCCCAATGGGGGAAAATCGCTAGGAATTTCTCTGGTTTTTTAATTTGATATTGTTGTCTTGAGTTCAAAGAAGTATTGATTTAAACTGAAATACAAAATTAAATCGGAGCGTCAGTCCTGCGAAGGCAGGAATCTTTTCTTATTGAAACGAAATTTCAATAAGCTTTTGTAAAGCAGAGACTTTATTATCTAAACAAACCCATGGATAGTTTCTTATTAATATCTAATCATAGATTAAAATGGATAGATTCCTGCCTTCGTAGAAATGACGGACAGTGAAAAATAATTAGACTAAGATAAATCATGTAGCAAGGACTTTTTGTTTTCGTACTGATCATTCAACCACTTCACTCTCAATAGAAAAAATCACCTCATCTTTCATGGCCATTTTTTGACGACCGTAGATTTTGTAAGAGTCTAAAACACTATAGTCTTCAGATTTTTTGAAGTTGATTTCAAAATTTCTTTCTGAAACATAAAGTGCGTTATTTTCATGATAGCGGGCTTCCAGTTTGGTTACCGTACTATCACTGTCGAAGTATAAATATAAATACTCTATTCCTAAAGATGGTTTTTCAGTGGTATATCGCCAGATTTTTCCCTCGCTGGTCTGCTCCTCTGTAGCTTCATAAGCATCATATAAAGTAGGCTTATTGATGTCCGCTAATTTGAAAACTTCCAATTCATTTTTCCAACCTATTGAATCGAATTCCATAGTGTCAGTCTCTTGTTTTCCATCTACTTCTATAGACTTTTCAATAGTCGGTTGTAGTTCAGTCAGTAATTGGGACTGTTTGTCAATTAAGCCATCCACATCATAATACTCATTGATGGGTTTTTCCCTTACTGCTGTTTCGCAAGCAAAAAAGGAAACTATAATAATTGCAAAAAGAATACTGTTGAGGTTTTTCATATTTTATAAATGAAAATTGAAAGGGATTTGTTTTTTCAAACCCCTTTTAGATTTATTAATTGATCAGAATATCGCCCGTCATTTCTTTAGGGATTTCAACATCCATAATTTTTAAAATAGTAGGCGCTAAATCTCCTAATTTACCGTCTTTAATGGTGCCATCAAAACCAGGGTCAACCAAAATACAAGGCACTAAGTTGGTCGTGTGAGCAGTATTTGGACTCCCGTCTTCATTCACCATATAATCGGAATTTCCGTGGTCAGCAATAACAATGGTTGCATAGCCATTTTCCATAGCTGCTTCAGTCACTAATTTAGCACAACTATCCACTGTTTCACAAGCTTTCACGGCTGCTTCGAATACTCCGGTATGTCCCACCATATCAGGATTTGCAAAATTCAAGCAAACGAAATCAGCTTCTCCTTTTTTTAATTCAGGGATAATTTTATCACGAATGTCTCCTGCACTCATTTCGGGCTGTAAGTCATAAGTAGCCACCTTTGGTGATGGGCACATAATACGATTTTCCCCTTCAAATTCAGTCTCTCGACCACCGGAAAAGAAAAATGTTACGTGAGGATACTTTTCAGTTTCGGCAATTCTAATCTGCTTTTTACCGTTTTTTTCCAGCACCTCACCTAAAGTGTTGGTCAAATTATCTTTTTCAAAAAGCACTTTCACCCCTTTAAATGTATCATCATATTTAGTCATGGTAATATAATGCAGATCTAAAGGATGCATGTTTTGCTCATGGAATGCTTTTTGAGTTAAAGCTTGGGTTATCTCTCTACCTCTATCAGTTCTGAAATTAAAAGAGATGACTACATCCCCCTCTTCAATTTTTGCAATTGGCTCTCCGTTTTCTGTATTGATAATAGGTTTGATGAACTCATCCGTCACGTCTTCATCATAGGAAGCTTGAATAGCATCTGAAATGGACTCAGTTTGCTTTCCTTCGCCATGAACCATCGCATCATAAGCTAATTTTACTCTTTCCCATCTGTTATCACGATCCATTGCATAGTAGCGACCTGTAACAGAAGCTATTTTGGCCCCAGTTTCTTTTGCATGCTTCTCTACATCTTCCAGATAAGCTTTGCCGCCATTTGGGTCAGTATCTCGTCCATCAGAAAAAGCATGTACAAATAACTCTTTTACGCCTTCTTCATGAGCTAAAGTCATTAAACCTTTCAAATGCCCGATATGAGAATGAACCCCACCATCAGATACTAAACCAATGAAATGGACTTTTTTATTATTTTGTTTGGCATAGCTCATCGCTTCTGACCAAACGGGGTTTTCTTTAATAGACTTTTCTTCTATTGCTTTATTGATTTTCACTAAATCCTGATAGACGATTCGACCGGCACCAATGTTCATGTGGCCTACTTCAGAATTTCCCATCTGTCCTTCGGGCAAGCCCACTGCCAGACCAGAGGCATCAAGTTTACTGTTTTTATATTTTCCATAGAGGCTATCCACGAAAGGCGTGTTAGCTTTGTCTATTGCAGAAACTTCTTTGTTGGTGGCTATGCCCCAGCCATCCAATATCATTAAGATTACTTTTTTGTTCATGTTATTGTAGGTCATTATTTAAATAATCTGATTTCATTTGATGTAAAATCAATTCATAAGTGTCTAATTTACCCTTTAAAAGAAAATTAGCATTAATTAATATTAATTCTATCCAATCATCAATTTTTGAATTTTCATTTGTTGGTGTGTTCCAAAATCCTGACAATTTTTCCTCATCAGTCTCAGTAATGTGATTAAAAACTGATTGAATATTGTTCAATAGGTTAAAATATATCTTGGGTATTTTTTTTAGTTTATGGTTTTTATATTTGAAATCCTTTTTTCCGCCTGCAGTAAAAACATCCCTCAAATTAGGACAAACGATTGACTTTTCTTTAACGAGCCAGATTGCAATTCGCGCAAATTTATCATTGCTATTACCAAATATTTCAGGAAAATATATCATTGATTTTATCATCAATTCAGATTTGTGATCTTGCGATAAGTTTTTCCAAATATTGATGACAAAAGTTTTCGATGAGTCATCATCTTCCCCTATCCACCATAAATCCTGACCAGGTTTCAATCTATTTTTATAATAATTAACAATAGGCTGAATAGGTTTGCTTTTCATTCTAATTTCATCGTAAGGGATTTTAATTTTGTCAAAAATTGTTTTCCCCTCTTCAAGCTCCATATCGATCAAATATCTTGGAGAATGTGTAACTACCACCTCAGCTAAACATTCTTCATATTTTCTAAATTTAAATTCTATTGGCTCTCCTAATTTTCCAAATAACATAAAAATTCTTTCCACATCCTCAACTCTTGTGGATTCCAGTACACTATTTCCGGTCGTTTTCCAATGATTTTTAGTGGTAGTTTTAACCTCAACCCCAAAATATTTATTGGCAATTATATCGGGAAATTTTTGTCCTCCTATTAATTCTATGGTGTTTTCAAATGCTGTCCCAATAGCATTTTTAGCCATTATTTCCTTTATGTACGGTTCCAATTTAATACCGCTTAATTTTTCAATCGAGTTTTTCGAATCTTTTGAAAGAACATTCAATTCATTTACAGTCTTTTCTAAGAGATGTTCGAAATCTTCCAGATTTGAATCAGAATTTAAAGAAATCACCATGCCTTAAATGAAATAGTTATCCCAAACTTCCTCAATTCTTTTAGCAATATTATATGCAAGTAGTGGAGGTACAGCATTCCCAATTAATTTATAAGCTTTAGAGGGACTTACTAAATAAGAGCCTTTCCTGCCGTTTTTGTTTTCGATTACAAATTCATAATCTGAAGGAAATGTTTGAATTAATGCACATTCCCTTGGGGTTAATCTTCTTTCAGCTAATCCGTTTCTTAATTCACTAAGATTTTTTCCTCCGTTTTCAATGGATAACCTTCTGAATTCAATATTGCCATGATGTTCAGCTCTGATTGTGGGGCCAATATGGTTTAATTTTACTTCTGTTTGACCTTGACAATGCTTCCCCATAAACTTGGCTTTGGAATAGTGTCTTTGAGATAAGTCATCGGACTGCTCAGGTTCTTCCAAACCATTAAGAATATCATTTAAGCTTACTGGCTTTTTCAAATAAGGCTCATCTTTTGTGAATGAATGAGTAGGGCTTGGATAGGGGTCAAAAGCAGAAGGAATATAATCATTGCTCAAAGCCTCAAGTGCCTCTTTTTTTAATGCAGATTTTTTAATCCCTATAAAGAAAACCCTCTCTCTTGATTGCGGAACACCATAATCAGCAGAATGCAATACTTTAGGTTTTAAAACTATATATCCATTTTTGCCGATGGTTGAAAAATCTTTTTGAATAATCTCTTTTACGTTCTTTAGGTTGACTAAGCCTTTTACATTTTCAGCAATAAAAATTTTGGGTTTAGTAATTTCAATGACTTCCTTCATCCACATATAAAGATGCCCTCTTGTTTCTGTAGAGGGGTTGTTTTCAGAATATAAATTACCTCTATGGTCTTTATTGGAATTGAAGCCATTTCTTTTCCCAGAAACACTAAAATCTTGGCATGGAAAACCGCCTGTTACTACATCCACATTTTCAGGGAATACATTGACGCCTGATTTATGCAGTTTAACTAAGTCCACTATGCTATCAGTATGAAATACCTCTGGATTAGGTTGGGATTTTTTGAAATAATGCACCCATGCATTTCTTGCCTCTGTTAAAATATCATTTGAAAAGGTCGTTCTAAATCGTGTTTTTTTTAGTTTAATATAACCATTGGCACAAAAACTTTCTATAAAGTCTTTATTTAGGATTTCGTTAACAGATTCTTTTTTTACCTTAAAACCACCTTCAAACCCCAAATCCATTCCACCACAACCAGAAAAAAGTGAAACCACATTTAATTGGCCTTTCTCCTCCTTTTTTTTGGAGACATTATGAAGTTTAAGGGCAATTTGTGGCTCTTTTACTTTACTAATAGTATTGTCTTTGATTTGATTAATCATTCCTAAAGTTAAATATAAGCAAGATTATTTAAGTTATTAAAATAGTCTTTATTAAACAATATATAGTTTAACTAAACCGCCCCGACTTCTTCCCCAGCCATATCAAATATGATCGATTTGGCCTGTTCTATATTTTCTATGTTCTCTATTTTAAGTATTAGTCTGCCTTTATAGTCTTTCATTTTGCATTTTTTTGAATGCATTTGCACGAAAGTTAAAATTCTGCCGAAAATATCTGACTTAAAATATTTTTCATTATCGGCTGGCACGAAATAAGCTTTTAAGCTACCATTTTTAATTAGCAATTTCTCAAAACCAAGGCTTTCAGCTTTCCAGCGTATCCTAACAGTCTCAATTAAATCATAGACTGGCTCAGGAATTGGTCCAAAACGGTCTTGCATGGATTTTTCAAAAACGCCTAATTCTTCTTCATTTTTGATATTATCCAATTGAGAATATAGACTCAATCTTTCCGTGATATTGCCCACATAATCCTCAGGAATCAGAATTTCCAAATCAGTTTCTATGGTGCAATCTTGAGCGATAATTTTAGCCTTTTTGGCTAATTCATCTTTAAATAAATCGGCAAAATGACTTTCTTTCAATTCGGCAACAGCATCATCCAAAATTTTATGATACATATCAAAACCTAAATCGGTGATAAACCCACTCTGTTCTGCGCCCAGCATATTCCCAGCTCCACGGATATCCAAATCTCGCATTGCCACTTTAAAACCATCTCCCAAATCGGAAAATTCTTCTAAAGTGGTCAGCCTTTTTCGGGAATCGGAACTTAAGCCGATGGTTGGCGGAGTTAACAAATAGCAAAACGCTTTTTTATTGGAACGTCCAACTCGTCCGCGCATTTGGTGCAAATCGGACATGCCAAACATGTGGGCATGATTGATGATGATGGTATTCGCATTGGGGATATCCAATCCGGATTCAATGATATTAGTAGAAACCAACACATCATATTCTCCTTCAATAAAGCGCATCATTACTTTCTCCAATTTGGCACCATCCATTTGGCCGTGCGCTACACCTATCCGAGCGTCAGGCACTAATTTTAGAATGATATTGCCAACCTGTTCTATATCTCCAATTCGGTTGTGCACAAAAAACACTTGTCCGCCCCTTTGCAACTCAAAAGCGATAGCATCTCTTAATATTTCTTCATTAAAAGTATGGAGAGCAGTGGTGACGGGCTGCCGGTTAGGTGGAGGCGTCTGAATTACGCTCAAATCCCGAGCTCCCATCAAACTGAAATGCAATGTTCGTGGAATTGGGGTGGCTGTTAGGGTCAGAACATCAACATTAACGCGGAACTGCTTGAGTTTATCCTTTACCGAAACCCCAAATTTTTGCTCTTCGTCAATCACCAATAAGCCCAAATCCTTAAATTTCACATCTTTGTTTACAATTCGATGCGTTCCGATAAGAATGTCCACTTTTCCTTCCTCGGTGCGTTTTAGAATTTCTTTTATCTGTTTCGTGGATTTAAATCGGTTGATGTACTCTACTGTAACCGGCATTTTTTCCAGTCTTTCCGAGAAAGTTCTGAAATGCTGCATGGCTAAAATGGTGGTCGGCACTAAAACCGCGACTTGTTTATTGTTATCCACCGCTTTGAAAGCCGCTCGAATAGCAACTTCTGTTTTCCCGAATCCTACATCACCGCAGACCAACCGGTCCATAGGATGTGGCTGTTCCATATCTGATTTTACGTCCGCTGTGGATTTGGCCTGGTCGGGTGTATCTTCATAAATAAAAGAGGATTCTAATTCGGCCTGAAGGAAACTATCATCATTGCATGCAAAACCAGGAGCCGATTTTCTTTTTGCATAAAGCTCAATTAAATCTTTTGCAATGTCCTTAACCTGCTTTTTGGCTTTCTTCTTTTTATTTTCCCATTCAGGTGAACCTAATTTGCTTATGCTCGGAGTGCTCCCTTCTTTTCCACTGTATTTTGAAATTTTGTGGAGGGCATGAATGCTGACATAAAGCAAATCATTATCACGATATATTAAACGGATGACTTCCTGCTTCTTACCATTATTGTCCACCTTATCCATCCCGGCAAAACGCCCCACACCATAATCAATATGGGTCACAAAATCTCCCGGCTGAAGGTTTTTCAACTCACGAATGGTGATGGCTTTGGATTTGCTTTGCTTGTCTTTAGTTTTATATCGGTGGAAACGCTCAAATATCTGATGATCTGTATAGCAGGCTAGTTTTAATTGTTCATCAATAAATCCAGCCCTTAAAGTGTGGGGCAAAGACTGAAACTTGATGAAGGGATCAATTTCTTCAAAGATATTTTTCAGTCGCTCGGTTTGCGTTAAAGATTCCGAAGAAATGATATTGATTAATCCCGCTTCTTGGTTGCTAGAAAGATTATCCGCTATCAAATCAAAATTTTTATTGAATGAAGGTTGTGGTTTCGCTTGATATTCAAATTCCTGATTTGCCTTTAAATAAAAACGATTGCCAAATTCTATTTTTAGATATTTTTCCAGTCCTTTTTTGAAACTGTCGGGCGTTTCAAATAACATATGGGGCTCTAGGACCACTTTCGTTTGCTGTGTGGTTTCCAATATTTCTTTGAAAGACTGTGAAGCTTTGTCGTAGTATTGCGCTAGCACATCTAACGTTTGCTTATAATCCTTGAACCATATTTTTGTATTGTTAGGAATGTATTCCAGTAAAGATTCTCTGCTTTCTTCCAATAGCTTCGTTTGCACATTGGGAATAATATTGATTTGTTTTACTGTGTCGGTAGAAAGTTGGGAAGCAACGTCAAATGTTCGAATGCTATCAATTTCGTTCCCGAATAATTCTATTCTGTAGGGTTCATCACTGGCATAGGAAAAGATGTCTATAATACCCCCACGAATGGCATATTGCCCGGGTTCGTACACAAAATCAGTAGGCTCAAAATCGTAAGTCTGTAATAATTCTGCAATGAATTCCACATCCAAACTTTCCCCTACTTTGGCAGAGAAGGTATTTAACTTTAATGATTTTTTATTGATTACTTTTTCAGAAAGTGCCTCCGGATAGGACACAATAATTTCTCCTGTGGAGGATTTGTTATTGATGCGGTTTAAAATTTCCGCTCTCATTAGCACATTGGCATTTTCTATATCATCAAACTGATAGGGTCTTTTGTAAGAAGTGGGAAAAAGCAGAGGCTCTTTAAAATCTAAAAGGTTTTGCAAGTCATTTTGAAAATAAGCGGCTTCCTCCTTATCATGCAAAATAATAAGCTGGTTCTGATGATTTAATAGATGTGAAACCGCAACGGCTATGGCATCCAAACTACCCACTAATCCTTTAAATTGGATAGTCTGGTCTTCATTGGGTTTGAGGGAAGCCACCATCGTTTGCAAGATGGCATCATCTCTATATAATTTTAGAAAGTCTTTAATCTTCAATTTATGTGCTATTTAAATTTTGTGCTCACTTTTTCGTTCTAAATTCGTAAACACCCTGCAAAGGTAAAACAAACTAATGGGAATGGGGCATAGTTCAACTTTCACAGAAGGATTTAACAATAAAATAACTAAACGCATTACAAAGAGTTATGAATGAAGAGACTAAAGAAATCAACTGGGATGATTTTTCCAAGATCGAAATGCGGGTTGGCACAGTAGTTAAAGCGGAGGAATTCCCTAAAGCCAAAAAGCCTGCCTACAAATTGCAAATTGATTTTGGTCAGTTGGGAATGAGAAAAACTTCCGCTCAGATTACCAATCTCTATAGTCTGGATGATTTACCAGGTAAGAAAATAGTAGCGGTTGTTAATTTTCCGCCTAAACAAATTGCGAACTTCATGAGTGAATGTTTGGTTTTAGGAGCAGTGGATGGAGACGAAATTAGTTTGTTAAGCGTTGATAAAGACGCCAAAAATGGATTAAGAATTGGATAAATAAGCAAAAGTGTTTTAAAGAAATGGATAAGAATACGAAAAAAGAGGATTTATCATTTTTTGAAAGGGTAGAGAAAATGCACCCTTATAAAATGATTTTTATTTTGAGCTTATTGGGAAGCTCTTTAATCTTTTTATTTCTTCTTTTTTCATTTTTTATGAGCTTGGGAAATGAAGGGCAAAAAGACATTGAAATCCCTGCAGTTTTTGCCTTAAGCACTGTTTTGATTGGGGCTTCTAGTTTTATGATTCATCCTATTCACAGTCTTTTCAAAGCCGAAGAGATTTCATCCTTATTAACCGCCTTGCGATTCACTTTCTTTTTGGGCTTAGGCTTTGCTTTATGTCAGTTTCTAGGCTGGAAAGCCTTGAGGGAATCAGACGTACTATTTTCATCTGACGTAACCTCTTCCTTTTTTTATGTCCTGACTGGCGTGCACGCTCTTCACTTTTTAGCAGCTCATACTTACTTAGGATATCTAATCCTCCAAACGCAAAGAATTTCTAAAGATCCTGTTCAATATCTGATAGCCGAAACGAATCCCTTTTGGCATTTGAAATATGAACTGCTCACCAAAGGCTGGCACTTTCTGGGTATTTTGTGGGCTATTTTGATATTAAGTTTTTGGATTTTTCTTTAGCCCAGCTCCAGCCCCCTAGCCCCGAAAGGGGGAACAGCGCACTGAAATACTTTCGGTTTTTAATTCAATTTAGTGTCGCTTTGTTCATTGTATTGTAAGATCATAGAGGAAAATAGTGATAGTGTCTTAGGTTTTCAACAGATGTAAATCCGTGAGAAAAATTCCCCGCCAGCTGGCGGGCTAGGGGGCTATAATCTCAATCCCCATTTTCCTCATCAACGGCACGGCATTAAAAGTATGGCATGGAGCATTATGCAATTTGTAATCAAATAATATTTCCTGTCCGCTTACATCACTGTTGAAACTATAATTTTGGAAATTATCTAACTCATTTTCCAATTTGGCGAGCGACAAATCATGTGTAGAAATTAAGCCCATACTATTTGTTTTCATCAATTGCCTGATTAAACTTTCAGCGCCAATGTTTCTGTCTTCAGAATTGGTTCCTTTTAAAATTTCATCTAGTAGATAGAAAATGGGACGCTCTTGCGGTACTTTTGTCATATCCACTAATTGTTTTAATCTCTTCAGCTCGGCATAGAAAGAAGAAGTATTTTCTTCCAGATTATCTTGAGTTCGCATGCTGGTAAATAATTGTAAAGGGCTTAATTCAAAACTTTCAACGCAGCATACAGCCCCCATCTGAGCCAAAATCATATTTACACCAAGAGAGCGCTCAAATGTACT
Protein-coding sequences here:
- a CDS encoding tRNA-binding protein gives rise to the protein MNEETKEINWDDFSKIEMRVGTVVKAEEFPKAKKPAYKLQIDFGQLGMRKTSAQITNLYSLDDLPGKKIVAVVNFPPKQIANFMSECLVLGAVDGDEISLLSVDKDAKNGLRIG
- a CDS encoding cytochrome c oxidase subunit 3, coding for MDKNTKKEDLSFFERVEKMHPYKMIFILSLLGSSLIFLFLLFSFFMSLGNEGQKDIEIPAVFALSTVLIGASSFMIHPIHSLFKAEEISSLLTALRFTFFLGLGFALCQFLGWKALRESDVLFSSDVTSSFFYVLTGVHALHFLAAHTYLGYLILQTQRISKDPVQYLIAETNPFWHLKYELLTKGWHFLGILWAILILSFWIFL
- a CDS encoding DNA cytosine methyltransferase, which translates into the protein MINQIKDNTISKVKEPQIALKLHNVSKKKEEKGQLNVVSLFSGCGGMDLGFEGGFKVKKESVNEILNKDFIESFCANGYIKLKKTRFRTTFSNDILTEARNAWVHYFKKSQPNPEVFHTDSIVDLVKLHKSGVNVFPENVDVVTGGFPCQDFSVSGKRNGFNSNKDHRGNLYSENNPSTETRGHLYMWMKEVIEITKPKIFIAENVKGLVNLKNVKEIIQKDFSTIGKNGYIVLKPKVLHSADYGVPQSRERVFFIGIKKSALKKEALEALSNDYIPSAFDPYPSPTHSFTKDEPYLKKPVSLNDILNGLEEPEQSDDLSQRHYSKAKFMGKHCQGQTEVKLNHIGPTIRAEHHGNIEFRRLSIENGGKNLSELRNGLAERRLTPRECALIQTFPSDYEFVIENKNGRKGSYLVSPSKAYKLIGNAVPPLLAYNIAKRIEEVWDNYFI
- the mfd gene encoding transcription-repair coupling factor, whose amino-acid sequence is MKIKDFLKLYRDDAILQTMVASLKPNEDQTIQFKGLVGSLDAIAVAVSHLLNHQNQLIILHDKEEAAYFQNDLQNLLDFKEPLLFPTSYKRPYQFDDIENANVLMRAEILNRINNKSSTGEIIVSYPEALSEKVINKKSLKLNTFSAKVGESLDVEFIAELLQTYDFEPTDFVYEPGQYAIRGGIIDIFSYASDEPYRIELFGNEIDSIRTFDVASQLSTDTVKQINIIPNVQTKLLEESRESLLEYIPNNTKIWFKDYKQTLDVLAQYYDKASQSFKEILETTQQTKVVLEPHMLFETPDSFKKGLEKYLKIEFGNRFYLKANQEFEYQAKPQPSFNKNFDLIADNLSSNQEAGLINIISSESLTQTERLKNIFEEIDPFIKFQSLPHTLRAGFIDEQLKLACYTDHQIFERFHRYKTKDKQSKSKAITIRELKNLQPGDFVTHIDYGVGRFAGMDKVDNNGKKQEVIRLIYRDNDLLYVSIHALHKISKYSGKEGSTPSISKLGSPEWENKKKKAKKQVKDIAKDLIELYAKRKSAPGFACNDDSFLQAELESSFIYEDTPDQAKSTADVKSDMEQPHPMDRLVCGDVGFGKTEVAIRAAFKAVDNNKQVAVLVPTTILAMQHFRTFSERLEKMPVTVEYINRFKSTKQIKEILKRTEEGKVDILIGTHRIVNKDVKFKDLGLLVIDEEQKFGVSVKDKLKQFRVNVDVLTLTATPIPRTLHFSLMGARDLSVIQTPPPNRQPVTTALHTFNEEILRDAIAFELQRGGQVFFVHNRIGDIEQVGNIILKLVPDARIGVAHGQMDGAKLEKVMMRFIEGEYDVLVSTNIIESGLDIPNANTIIINHAHMFGMSDLHQMRGRVGRSNKKAFCYLLTPPTIGLSSDSRKRLTTLEEFSDLGDGFKVAMRDLDIRGAGNMLGAEQSGFITDLGFDMYHKILDDAVAELKESHFADLFKDELAKKAKIIAQDCTIETDLEILIPEDYVGNITERLSLYSQLDNIKNEEELGVFEKSMQDRFGPIPEPVYDLIETVRIRWKAESLGFEKLLIKNGSLKAYFVPADNEKYFKSDIFGRILTFVQMHSKKCKMKDYKGRLILKIENIENIEQAKSIIFDMAGEEVGAV
- the gpmI gene encoding 2,3-bisphosphoglycerate-independent phosphoglycerate mutase: MNKKVILMILDGWGIATNKEVSAIDKANTPFVDSLYGKYKNSKLDASGLAVGLPEGQMGNSEVGHMNIGAGRIVYQDLVKINKAIEEKSIKENPVWSEAMSYAKQNNKKVHFIGLVSDGGVHSHIGHLKGLMTLAHEEGVKELFVHAFSDGRDTDPNGGKAYLEDVEKHAKETGAKIASVTGRYYAMDRDNRWERVKLAYDAMVHGEGKQTESISDAIQASYDEDVTDEFIKPIINTENGEPIAKIEEGDVVISFNFRTDRGREITQALTQKAFHEQNMHPLDLHYITMTKYDDTFKGVKVLFEKDNLTNTLGEVLEKNGKKQIRIAETEKYPHVTFFFSGGRETEFEGENRIMCPSPKVATYDLQPEMSAGDIRDKIIPELKKGEADFVCLNFANPDMVGHTGVFEAAVKACETVDSCAKLVTEAAMENGYATIVIADHGNSDYMVNEDGSPNTAHTTNLVPCILVDPGFDGTIKDGKLGDLAPTILKIMDVEIPKEMTGDILIN